In a genomic window of Erigeron canadensis isolate Cc75 chromosome 5, C_canadensis_v1, whole genome shotgun sequence:
- the LOC122602220 gene encoding uncharacterized protein LOC122602220 has translation MHRSSSHNATATSVNGFYNFLTQGLDDLFRSFHSNHFMSIHFLQHVLSSLQSFHSQLIAVVQKLHLPVGEKWLDEYMDESARLWEVCHVIKTGITNMENYYSTALTITTTLDNHHYLNPQISRQVLRAINGCQRERVGLEEENRGLIRTRIQPLMMKFDRNVLIESKFNGFNGFRGVLFALRNTNSLLLLILLSGLVYCSPVTSFSSSCHGNSHMNYSESKSVFGSGFMVSASRLHEKVMENEDGQNGVLLYEFWNARTAIDELKTELERIRGTGMEFDVSERVEKLKSCSMGLQCGVENMIVQLDDFFDEIVEARKKLLDLCTHG, from the exons ATGCACCGGTCTTCCTCCCACAACGCCACCGCCACCTCCGTCAATGGCTTCTACAACTTTTTGACTCAAGGCCTTGACGATCTTTTTCGATCATTTCACTCGAATCACTTCATGTCTATCCATTTTCTACAACATGTTCTTTCTTCACTCCAATCTTTTCATTCTCAACTCATTGCAGTTGTCCAAAAACTCCACTTGCCAGTTGGCGAAAAATGGCTAGACGAATACATGGACGAAAGTGCCCGTCTTTGGGAAGTTTGTCACGTCATCAAAACCGGTATCACTAATATGGAAAATTATTATTCTACTGCTCttaccatcaccaccaccctAGATAATCACCACTATTTAAACCCGCAAATTTCCCGCcag GTTCTAAGAGCGATCAATGGGTGCCAAAGGGAGAGAGTTGGGTTAGAGGAAGAGAATAGGGGGTTAATCAGAACAAGGATTCaaccattgatgatgaaattcgATAGAAACGTACTCATTGAATCGAAATTCAATGGGTTCAATGGGTTTAGAGGAGTACTTTTTGCCTTGCGAAATACAAATTCCTTGCTTTTGCTGATATTGTTAAGTGGGTTGGTGTATTGTTCACCTGTAACAAGTTTTTCTTCATCTTGTCATGGGAACAGCCACATGAATTATAGTGAAAGTAAGTCAGTTTTCGGGTCCGGTTTCATGGTTTCAGCATCAAGGTTACATGAGAAAGTTATGGAGAATGAAGATGGTCAAAATGGTGTTCTGCTTTATGAGTTTTGGAATGCAAGAACAGCTATTGATGAATTGAAAACAGAGCTAGAAAGAATTAGAGGGACCGGAATGGAATTTGATGTAAGTGAAAgggttgaaaagttaaaaagctGTTCTATGGGTTTGCAATGTGGAGTTGAAAACATGATTGTGCAACTTGATGACTTTTTTGATGAGATTGTTGAAGCTAGGAAGAAGCTTTTGGATTTGTGTACACATGGTTAG